The Polaribacter sp. Q13 sequence AATCAGCATCTTCTTTTATCGCCTTTGTCATATCAAAAGGTTGTAATCCTTTTTCATCCGTAGCTCCTTTTGTGTAAAAATCTCCTTGCATAATGTAATATTCTTTATCTACTTTTGGTAAACCTCCTGCTGGTTCCACTAAAATTAAACCATACATTCCGTTTGCAATATGCATTCCTACAGGTGCAGTAGCACAATGGTACACAAACAACCCTGGGTTTAATGCTTTAAAAGAAAACGTTTTATTATGACCTGGTGCTACAAAAGAAGAAGTTGCTCCTCCTCCAGGACCTGTTACAGCATGCATATCTATATTATGTGGTAATTTATTATCTGGATGATTAGATAATGTAAATTCTATTTCATCTCCTACTCTAGTTCTAATAAAACTACCAGGAACAGAACCTCCAAAAGTCCAATAAACATATTTAACACCATCTGTCATTTCACCTTCTTTTTCAAGAATTTCCATATTAACTAACAGCTTTTTAGCTGTTCTATTTCCTACAGGTTCGGGTACAAAAGGTGGCGAAGTTAATTCCGCATCCATAGTTCCTTTAATATAAATAGTTGAGCTATCTACCTTTGCTAATTCTTTTTTAGATTCTTCTTTGCAGCTCGTCAGCAATAAGCTTGCAACAATTAATAAAAATACTGGTTTTAATAATTTCATTTTTTCGGTTTTTTGTTTTTAGTTGATAATAAAAGACCTATTCATCTTTTTATATAGCAAAAATATTAATGATTGTTAATTAAAAACATGACATATATCATACTAAAAGATAATTTTATCTTTATATTTTTGTATAAAAAATATAATGTTATCAAATTCTAGTAAATACGCAATTAGAGCTGTACTTTACCTTACCGAAAAAGCATCTAAAGATCTTAAAATTGGTTCAAAAAAAATTGCAGAAGACCTAATAATGCCGGCTCCATTTTTAGCTAAAACACTGCAAGAATTAACTAAAAAGAACATCATAAGTTCTGTAAAAGGACCACATGGTGGATTTTATCTATCAGAAACAGATGAAAAAAACTCACTATTTGATATTATAGAATGTATAGATGGTGCAGATAAATTTAATGACTGTTATTTAGGTCAATTAGAGTGCAGTGATACCAATCCTTGTGTTGTTCATCATTTATACGTTCCCTTTAAAAATAAGTTAATTTCTAAGTTAAAAAAGAAAACTATTTTAGAAATGTCTATTGAATATGCTGAAAATAAGAATATTATAAATACTTTATAATAATGGTAAAAGCCAAAACACAAAGTTTTGTGGCACTTATATATTTTTTAATAGCCTCCTCTTTGGGACTCTTATTACGTCTTTTTCCTATTATTGATATAAATATTGATTATAAATTTTTTGTACATGCACACTCTCACGTGGCTCTTTTAGGTTGGGTATATATAGGATTAACCACATTAATTTTTCATTTATTTATTAAAGAGGAATCCAAAAAAAAATACACAAAATTATTTTTAATTACTCAAGTTACTATTTTAGGAATGCTATTCAGTTTCCCGATAACGGGTTATGCACTTTTTTCCATCATTTTTTCTACACTATTTATACTTTGCTCTTATTGGTTTTATGCTTTCTTTAGAAAAAACAATAATTTTAATAAAGACAGTTATGCTTTCAAATTTATAAATGCTGCTCTTATTTTTATGATTATTTCTAGCATTGGCCCTTGGGCTTTAGGAATTATTATGAACACCTTAGGAAGCACTTCTCATTGGTATAAAAATGCTATTTATTTCTATTTACATTTTCAATATAATGGATGGTTTATTTTTTGTTTACTGGGACTTTTTTTCTCTTTTCTAGAAAAAAATAATAAAACAATTTTAAAGAATAAAATGATTGTTTTTTTTAGATGGATGGTATTCAGTTGTATCTTTACTTTAGCCTTATCTTTTCTTTGGATAAAACCACCTTTAACTATTTATATATTAGCAGCATTAGGTGCAATTACTCAACTAATTACTTTAATACAGTTTTATCAAATAGTAAAGCTTCAAAAAACATTTTTAAAAGAGAAAATAACACCTTTTTTCTACCGATTAATCAGCTTTATTTTCGTGTTATTTTCTTTAAAAATTCTGATGCAAACTCTTACAGTAATTCCTTATTTTGCAACCTTATCCTATCAAATAAGAGATTTTGTTATAGGATATTTACACCTTGTCTTTTTAGGAATTATTAGTTTAAGTATCTTCTTTTTTTTACATCAAAACAAACTTTTAAAATTACCAAAAGTTTGGATGTATCTGTACTTATTTGGTTTTATTTTTTCTGAAATATTAATCTTCTACAAAGGTTTTTGCAATTGGCAACAGTTTTCAATTATCAATAATTATTATACTGTTTTAGTACTCATTTCTGCATTTATGCCAATTGGAGTTTTAGGAATATTTATTTCTAATATAAAACCTACTTTTTCCACTCTAAAAGAACCTGTCTAGCAAATTCTTCACATTGATCTAAAGTATCTGTAACATGTTTTAAAGTAGTTTTAGGATTGATTAAACACATTCTAATTACAATCTGGTTCTGTAAAACTGTAGTTACTAAAAATGCTTCTCTAGAATCTACTACTCTCGTAGAAATTTCTTGATTTAAAAGATCTAATTCTTCTTCTGTTAAGTCTTTATTTAACGGATTATATCTAAAATTAATAATTGCTAAAGTAGCAGGAGAAACAATTTCCCAATTTTTACTTCTTCTAAGAATATCTTCTGTTTGATCTGCTAAATCTATGTTGTAAGAAATTGCTTTCTTAAAAGCATTTAAACC is a genomic window containing:
- a CDS encoding Rrf2 family transcriptional regulator, encoding MLSNSSKYAIRAVLYLTEKASKDLKIGSKKIAEDLIMPAPFLAKTLQELTKKNIISSVKGPHGGFYLSETDEKNSLFDIIECIDGADKFNDCYLGQLECSDTNPCVVHHLYVPFKNKLISKLKKKTILEMSIEYAENKNIINTL